A DNA window from Capnocytophaga sp. ARDL2 contains the following coding sequences:
- the bioB gene encoding biotin synthase BioB, translating to MKVNPNYTTKEQLLELYNKPLLELIFEAATIHRQYHNPREVQMSSLLSIKTGGCAEDCGYCPQAARYHTTVEPHKLMTVESVVEQAKNAKANGSSRLCMGAAWREVRDNRDFDKVIEMVQEVNKLDMEVCCTLGMMNEEQARRLKNAGLFAYNHNLDTSPEFYGDVISTREYEDRLNTIENARKAGISVCSGGIIGMGEAVEDRIGLLMSYMNMENPPESIPINALVAVEGTPLAEQKPIEQWELIRMVATTRIVFPQSVVRLSAGRSKMNLEAQALCFMAGAGSIFAGDKLLTTPNPEFNEDKEMFDILGLIPTQPFQKGDKPVSNPDAIIEEKKKKEKEIQQQWKTAQAKEKDEYFTPRKVTIV from the coding sequence ATGAAAGTAAATCCTAATTATACAACCAAGGAGCAATTATTAGAATTGTACAACAAACCTTTGTTGGAATTAATTTTTGAAGCTGCAACTATACACCGTCAATACCACAATCCGCGAGAGGTACAAATGTCATCATTATTGAGTATCAAAACGGGGGGATGTGCCGAAGATTGTGGCTATTGCCCTCAAGCAGCTCGCTATCACACTACGGTAGAACCTCACAAATTAATGACTGTAGAATCGGTAGTAGAACAGGCAAAAAACGCCAAAGCCAACGGTTCATCTCGTTTATGTATGGGAGCAGCATGGAGAGAAGTTCGCGACAACCGAGATTTTGACAAAGTAATCGAAATGGTACAAGAAGTAAACAAACTCGATATGGAAGTTTGCTGTACCTTGGGAATGATGAACGAAGAACAAGCACGAAGATTGAAAAATGCAGGTTTGTTTGCCTACAACCACAATTTGGATACTTCGCCAGAATTTTACGGAGATGTAATTTCTACTCGCGAATACGAAGATCGTTTAAATACCATAGAAAATGCTCGTAAAGCTGGAATTTCTGTTTGCTCGGGGGGAATTATTGGTATGGGAGAAGCCGTAGAGGACCGTATCGGCTTGTTGATGAGCTATATGAATATGGAGAATCCGCCTGAATCTATACCAATCAATGCCTTAGTAGCAGTCGAAGGAACACCATTGGCAGAGCAAAAACCAATCGAACAATGGGAATTGATCCGTATGGTAGCGACTACGAGAATTGTATTCCCTCAATCGGTAGTAAGACTGTCGGCAGGTCGTAGCAAAATGAATTTGGAAGCACAAGCCTTGTGTTTTATGGCAGGTGCTGGCTCAATTTTTGCAGGAGATAAATTATTGACAACGCCCAATCCAGAGTTTAACGAAGATAAAGAAATGTTTGATATTTTAGGTTTGATTCCTACGCAACCGTTTCAAAAAGGCGATAAACCTGTTTCAAATCCAGATGCAATCATCGAAGAAAAGAAAAAGAAAGAGAAAGAAATACAACAACAGTGGAAAACCGCTCAAGCAAAAGAAAAAGACGAGTACTTTACTCCAAGAAAGGTAACCATAGTATAA
- a CDS encoding Eco57I restriction-modification methylase domain-containing protein, with the protein MNTTHNPDVLSCLANLSNDEVFTPPHIANKMLDTLPDTLWSNPNAKFLDPFSKSGVFLREIAKRLLKGLKNQIPDLQTRIDHIMKEQLYGIGITELTALLTRRTLYCTKTANGEYSVAKIFDTPDGNIYFKETAHSWKNGKCTYCGASENELGDDQRTGLSQHAYAFIHNKNPFENMKFDVIIGNPPYQLSDGGAGASAKPIYHKFIEQAKKLEPNYLSMIVPSRWFAGGKGLDIFRENMLNDNRLKEIHDFPNASDVFPGVEIKGGVNYFLWENKYKGDCLIKTYEEGQIISEMKRPLKEEGMDIFIRNNEGISILRKVLSFKEDSFSNIISSRKPFGLATTVKGKLTPYDKEDNVFLFQTKGTAYYKRSEITLNQSWIDAHKIFVPKAIGSGEIGEDKINPIYAKPKSACTETYLVIGPFRDKQRCENVMSYINTKFFHFIFGLKKITQDATKKVYEFVPMQDFSKPWTDAELYQKYNLTEEEITYIENRVRPME; encoded by the coding sequence ATGAACACCACCCACAACCCCGATGTACTCTCGTGTTTGGCAAATCTCAGTAACGATGAGGTATTTACGCCGCCGCACATAGCCAATAAAATGTTGGACACGCTACCTGACACGCTTTGGAGCAATCCCAACGCAAAATTTTTAGACCCATTTTCAAAATCTGGCGTCTTCCTACGAGAGATAGCCAAGCGTTTGCTCAAAGGATTAAAAAACCAAATCCCCGATTTACAAACCCGTATCGATCATATAATGAAAGAGCAACTCTATGGCATAGGCATTACCGAGCTCACCGCCTTGCTCACCCGCCGTACGCTCTATTGCACCAAAACCGCCAATGGCGAGTATAGTGTAGCCAAAATATTTGATACCCCAGACGGCAACATCTATTTCAAAGAAACAGCCCACAGTTGGAAAAACGGCAAATGCACCTATTGCGGAGCCAGCGAAAACGAGTTAGGCGATGACCAACGCACAGGACTCTCACAACACGCCTACGCATTTATTCACAACAAAAACCCTTTTGAAAATATGAAATTTGATGTAATCATCGGAAATCCACCCTATCAGTTGAGTGATGGTGGTGCAGGAGCAAGTGCAAAACCAATTTATCATAAATTTATAGAACAAGCAAAGAAATTAGAGCCTAATTATTTGAGTATGATTGTCCCGAGCCGTTGGTTTGCTGGAGGGAAAGGTTTAGATATTTTTAGAGAAAATATGCTGAATGATAACAGATTAAAAGAAATTCACGATTTTCCAAATGCTTCTGATGTTTTCCCTGGGGTTGAAATAAAAGGTGGAGTTAATTATTTTTTATGGGAAAATAAATACAAAGGGGATTGTTTGATAAAAACTTATGAAGAAGGACAGATAATTTCTGAAATGAAAAGACCTTTAAAAGAAGAAGGAATGGATATTTTTATCAGAAATAATGAAGGAATTTCTATTTTGAGAAAAGTTCTATCATTTAAAGAAGATTCTTTTTCAAATATTATAAGTTCAAGAAAACCTTTCGGATTAGCAACAACTGTCAAAGGGAAATTAACACCTTATGATAAAGAAGATAATGTGTTTTTATTTCAAACTAAGGGAACGGCTTATTATAAAAGAAGTGAAATCACATTAAATCAGTCTTGGATTGATGCTCATAAAATATTTGTCCCTAAAGCAATTGGTTCTGGAGAAATTGGAGAAGATAAAATTAATCCTATCTATGCAAAACCGAAATCTGCCTGTACAGAGACTTATTTGGTCATCGGTCCTTTCAGAGATAAACAAAGATGTGAAAATGTAATGTCGTATATAAATACCAAATTTTTTCATTTCATTTTTGGATTGAAGAAAATTACTCAAGATGCAACTAAAAAAGTTTATGAATTTGTTCCAATGCAAGATTTTTCAAAACCTTGGACAGACGCAGAGCTATACCAAAAGTATAACCTAACCGAAGAAGAAATCACTTATATAGAAAATAGGGTTAGACCAATGGAGTAA
- a CDS encoding GIY-YIG nuclease family protein: MFKTKNTPKIYAYTDTRFPGYIKVGYTTKDTAEQRVRQQMENVKLPKQSWEIILEEIAIREDGSFFTDGAVHRQLQKMGIINKKEEGEWFQCTLNEVKAAILAEKRQEFNKEKRSLDFGMRPEQQEAVTKTAKYFRSFEKEKGIIPHFLWNAKMRFGKTFASYQLALEMGWTKILVLTFKPAVLSAWREDLLSHIDFKNWQFVSKKEEDISEDEINHNQPFVYFASLQDVLGRDKKSGGIKISNEWVHNTDWDCVIFDEYHFGAWQDNTKDLFDAKKNKEEKEEYEQTLKEQKEIETENDGKALDFQFEEDELPITTKHYLYLSGTPFRAIANGEFIEEQIFNWTYTDEQKAKTEWNEKNGANPYASLPRLVMLTYQLPEDIRNIALKGEFNEFDLNEFFSTTDTGKNATFKYEEEVQNWLEFVRGQYKEKNEDALKDPKNKAPMPFKDVRLKDALQHSFWFLPNVASCFAMANLLKKATNKFFHDYEVVVCAGTQAGIGVEALKPLEAAMTREPLKTKTITLSCGKLTTGVSVKPWTGIFILRNTQSPETYFQTVFRVQTPWVLKNPDKNSPNREEIIKHECYVFDFAPNRALSQIVSYSNRLNVDSNESPEKKVADLLSFLPVLSYDGSVMKEINASELLDIATSGTTGTLLARRWESALLVNVDNITLQRLLNNEEAMKALMSIEGFRSLNQDIESIVNKSEEIKQTKKEAAEKDEELSKTEKKELTDKEKEVKSMRKQIQEKLIKFATRLPVFMYLSELREHTLKDVIQYIEPELFKKVTGLSIEDFSLLESLGVFNGELMNDAVFKFKRYEDSSLEYTGINKHSEDAYIGGYDTVTQNRVIGAVE, from the coding sequence ATGTTTAAAACCAAAAATACGCCCAAAATCTACGCCTACACCGATACTCGTTTTCCGGGGTATATCAAGGTGGGCTATACTACCAAAGACACAGCCGAGCAACGAGTAAGGCAGCAAATGGAAAATGTGAAATTGCCCAAACAATCGTGGGAAATTATCTTGGAAGAAATCGCCATTAGAGAAGATGGCTCTTTCTTTACCGATGGTGCTGTGCATCGCCAACTTCAAAAAATGGGCATCATCAACAAAAAAGAAGAAGGCGAATGGTTTCAATGTACGCTCAACGAGGTAAAAGCTGCTATCCTTGCCGAAAAAAGACAAGAATTCAACAAAGAAAAACGCTCCTTGGACTTCGGTATGCGACCAGAACAACAGGAAGCTGTAACCAAAACCGCCAAATATTTCCGCTCTTTTGAAAAGGAAAAAGGCATCATTCCGCACTTTCTTTGGAATGCCAAAATGCGTTTTGGAAAAACCTTTGCCAGTTATCAGTTGGCTCTGGAAATGGGTTGGACAAAAATCTTGGTACTCACCTTCAAACCTGCCGTACTTTCGGCTTGGCGTGAAGACCTTTTGAGTCATATAGACTTTAAAAATTGGCAATTTGTTTCCAAAAAAGAAGAGGATATTTCCGAAGATGAAATCAATCACAATCAGCCTTTTGTGTATTTTGCTTCCTTGCAAGATGTTTTGGGTAGGGACAAAAAATCGGGCGGTATCAAAATTTCTAACGAATGGGTGCATAACACCGATTGGGATTGCGTAATCTTTGACGAATACCACTTTGGAGCATGGCAAGACAACACCAAAGACCTTTTTGACGCCAAAAAAAACAAGGAGGAAAAAGAAGAATACGAACAAACCTTGAAAGAACAAAAAGAGATAGAAACAGAAAACGATGGCAAAGCATTGGATTTTCAGTTTGAAGAAGATGAATTGCCTATCACCACCAAGCATTATCTCTACCTTTCGGGTACGCCATTCCGTGCCATTGCCAATGGTGAATTTATTGAAGAACAAATATTTAACTGGACTTATACCGACGAGCAAAAAGCCAAAACTGAATGGAACGAGAAAAACGGAGCCAATCCTTATGCTTCGTTGCCAAGATTGGTCATGCTCACTTATCAGTTGCCCGAAGATATACGAAATATTGCCCTAAAAGGCGAGTTCAACGAGTTTGATTTGAATGAATTTTTCTCAACCACAGACACAGGCAAAAATGCAACATTCAAATACGAAGAAGAAGTGCAAAATTGGTTGGAATTTGTGCGTGGTCAGTACAAAGAAAAAAACGAAGATGCCCTAAAAGACCCTAAAAACAAAGCACCAATGCCCTTTAAAGATGTGCGATTGAAAGATGCTTTGCAACATTCGTTTTGGTTTTTGCCCAATGTAGCTTCGTGTTTTGCAATGGCTAATTTGCTAAAAAAAGCTACCAACAAGTTTTTCCACGATTACGAAGTGGTAGTCTGTGCCGGTACTCAAGCAGGAATAGGTGTAGAAGCCCTAAAACCTCTTGAAGCCGCTATGACGCGTGAGCCACTCAAGACCAAAACCATTACATTGTCGTGCGGAAAACTGACGACGGGTGTTTCTGTAAAACCTTGGACTGGAATTTTTATATTGAGAAATACCCAAAGTCCTGAGACTTATTTTCAAACCGTATTTCGAGTGCAAACTCCGTGGGTGCTGAAAAATCCAGATAAAAACAGCCCCAATCGTGAAGAAATCATCAAACACGAATGTTATGTCTTTGACTTTGCCCCAAATAGAGCGTTGAGTCAGATTGTATCGTATAGCAACAGACTTAATGTAGATTCAAATGAAAGCCCAGAGAAAAAAGTAGCCGATTTGTTGAGTTTCTTGCCAGTATTGTCGTACGATGGCAGTGTGATGAAGGAAATCAATGCATCGGAATTGTTGGACATTGCCACGAGCGGAACTACGGGAACGCTTTTGGCTCGTAGGTGGGAATCTGCCTTGTTGGTGAATGTAGATAACATCACTTTGCAACGACTTTTAAACAACGAAGAAGCGATGAAAGCCCTGATGAGTATAGAAGGATTTCGTTCGCTGAATCAAGACATTGAGTCGATAGTTAATAAATCGGAAGAAATCAAGCAAACCAAAAAAGAAGCGGCTGAAAAAGACGAAGAATTGAGCAAAACCGAGAAAAAAGAACTCACCGACAAAGAAAAAGAGGTAAAGAGTATGCGAAAGCAAATTCAAGAAAAACTCATCAAATTTGCCACGAGACTACCTGTTTTCATGTATCTATCTGAGTTAAGAGAGCATACCCTAAAAGATGTGATTCAGTACATTGAACCTGAATTATTCAAAAAAGTAACGGGACTTTCCATTGAAGATTTTTCGTTGTTGGAAAGTTTGGGCGTATTCAACGGTGAACTGATGAACGATGCAGTTTTCAAATTCAAACGCTACGAAGATTCCAGCCTTGAATACACGGGTATCAATAAACATAGCGAAGATGCCTACATCGGTGGTTATGACACCGTTACCCAAAATAGAGTGATCGGAGCGGTGGAGTAG
- the cyoE gene encoding heme o synthase yields the protein MALTPLFTEFKTITKARLAMSVVFSTLAGYMLAIDSWSDLDYKIILLAIGGYCMVGASNAFNQIIEKDTDLLMKRTANRPIAAGRVSKQQAFALASLLTIAGIVILYIISPKTAMFGAISIFLYTSVYTPLKPITPLSVFVGAFPGAIPFMLGWVAHTNEFGIEAGTLFLIQFFWQFPHFWALGWFLHDDYQKGGFAMLPSGKKDKKTSMQIIMYTFWLILVSIIPYFGVTGQLKLSLVATILVFVSGLWMLWAAFQLHKTQTDNAARSLMLVSVTYISLIQILFVVDKFLR from the coding sequence ATGGCATTGACACCACTATTTACAGAATTCAAAACCATAACCAAGGCTCGTTTGGCAATGAGTGTAGTGTTTTCTACATTGGCGGGCTATATGTTGGCAATCGACAGTTGGTCGGATTTGGATTATAAAATCATATTATTGGCAATCGGAGGGTATTGTATGGTAGGAGCATCGAATGCTTTCAATCAAATCATCGAAAAAGATACCGATTTGTTGATGAAACGCACCGCGAATAGACCAATAGCAGCAGGACGAGTTTCCAAACAACAAGCCTTTGCTTTGGCGTCGCTACTCACGATAGCAGGTATAGTGATTTTGTACATCATCAGTCCCAAAACAGCAATGTTTGGTGCAATATCGATTTTTTTATATACGAGTGTTTACACACCATTAAAACCCATCACCCCTTTGTCGGTATTTGTTGGAGCCTTTCCTGGAGCCATTCCGTTTATGTTGGGGTGGGTAGCTCATACCAACGAATTTGGAATCGAAGCGGGGACATTGTTTTTGATACAATTTTTCTGGCAGTTTCCACATTTTTGGGCGTTGGGTTGGTTTTTACATGACGATTATCAAAAAGGAGGATTTGCTATGTTGCCCTCGGGTAAAAAAGATAAAAAGACTTCGATGCAAATCATTATGTACACTTTTTGGTTGATATTGGTGTCGATTATACCTTATTTTGGAGTAACAGGTCAGTTGAAATTGAGTTTGGTTGCAACAATTTTGGTATTTGTAAGTGGGTTATGGATGTTGTGGGCAGCTTTTCAATTGCACAAAACACAAACGGATAACGCAGCGAGAAGTTTGATGTTGGTGAGTGTAACATACATCAGTTTGATACAAATACTATTTGTAGTGGATAAATTTTTAAGATAG
- a CDS encoding heme-copper oxidase subunit III: MEQITLTEEQQRSNKAKKTMLYLAMASFTMMFAGLTSAYVVSESRPDWLRDFTLPSAFTISTVIILLSSVSFHLALKAIKNNERSKTTSLLLVTLALGIAFIVCQFVGFGQIIDQGYYFTGSESTITTSFLYVVVIVHIGHLIGGLIALLTVIYNHFKQKYFKGQTFGIELATIFWHFLDFLWLYLFLFFTFYK; encoded by the coding sequence ATGGAACAAATAACTTTAACAGAAGAACAACAAAGGAGTAACAAGGCAAAAAAGACCATGTTGTACTTGGCAATGGCGAGTTTTACAATGATGTTTGCCGGATTGACCAGTGCGTATGTGGTGAGTGAAAGTCGTCCGGATTGGTTGAGAGATTTTACATTGCCATCGGCATTTACGATTTCTACAGTAATCATTTTATTGTCGAGTGTTTCGTTTCATTTGGCATTGAAAGCTATTAAAAATAATGAACGCTCAAAGACCACTTCGTTATTGTTGGTAACATTGGCATTGGGAATCGCCTTTATCGTATGTCAATTTGTAGGCTTTGGACAGATTATCGATCAGGGATATTACTTTACAGGAAGTGAAAGTACCATTACGACCTCTTTCCTATATGTAGTAGTAATTGTACACATCGGACACTTGATTGGAGGTTTGATAGCATTGTTAACAGTAATTTATAACCATTTCAAACAGAAATATTTCAAAGGTCAAACGTTTGGAATTGAGTTAGCTACGATTTTTTGGCATTTCTTAGATTTCTTATGGTTGTATCTGTTTTTGTTTTTTACATTTTATAAATAA
- a CDS encoding cytochrome c oxidase subunit 3: MGATVNTAATKEQVWSGGEDIQPLGASYGKMMMWFFILSDSLTFAGFLAAYGFTRFKFMDSWPIADEVFNHFPFLHGVEAPMYYVALMTFILIFSSVTMVLAVDAGHQMKQKKVATYLFLTIVGGFVFLGSQAWEWKNFINGTYGAIETKGGEILQFVDKDGKRVALADFADTTVAREDLQFSRSRGTWFMSGDAQTSVSLEQVKAGLEKNQDILVRTQFTNPENKHEKIVLSREESLNRINDFNIVVEGANLVRNEYGHKTFGDLFFFITGFHGFHVTAGVILNIIIFFNVLLGTYEKRRSYEMVEKVGLYWHFVDLVWVFVFTFFYLV, from the coding sequence ATGGGAGCGACAGTTAACACAGCAGCGACTAAAGAACAAGTATGGAGTGGAGGAGAAGACATCCAACCATTAGGAGCAAGTTATGGAAAGATGATGATGTGGTTTTTCATCTTATCAGATTCTTTAACATTTGCAGGATTTCTTGCAGCGTATGGTTTCACGAGATTCAAATTTATGGATTCATGGCCAATTGCTGATGAGGTATTCAACCACTTTCCATTCCTACACGGAGTAGAAGCTCCGATGTACTATGTTGCATTGATGACTTTTATTTTGATTTTCTCTTCAGTAACAATGGTATTGGCAGTAGATGCTGGACACCAAATGAAGCAGAAAAAAGTAGCTACTTACTTATTTTTGACAATTGTAGGTGGTTTTGTATTCTTAGGTTCACAAGCGTGGGAGTGGAAAAACTTCATCAACGGAACTTACGGAGCAATCGAAACTAAAGGTGGAGAAATTTTACAATTCGTTGACAAAGACGGAAAGCGTGTAGCTTTGGCAGACTTTGCTGATACTACCGTTGCAAGAGAAGATCTACAGTTTTCTCGTAGCCGTGGTACTTGGTTTATGAGTGGAGATGCTCAGACATCTGTATCTTTGGAGCAAGTAAAAGCTGGATTGGAAAAAAATCAAGACATCTTGGTTCGTACACAATTTACAAACCCTGAAAACAAACACGAAAAAATCGTTTTATCTCGTGAGGAATCATTAAACAGAATCAATGATTTCAACATTGTAGTAGAAGGTGCAAACCTTGTACGCAACGAATACGGACATAAAACATTTGGAGATTTGTTCTTCTTTATCACAGGTTTCCACGGATTCCACGTTACAGCTGGGGTGATTTTGAATATCATCATCTTCTTCAATGTGTTGTTGGGAACTTACGAAAAGAGACGCTCTTATGAAATGGTAGAAAAAGTAGGATTGTACTGGCACTTTGTAGATTTGGTATGGGTGTTTGTATTTACATTCTTCTATTTGGTATAA
- a CDS encoding cytochrome C oxidase subunit IV family protein produces the protein MGAHASNTKRIWQVFAYLSILTIIEVVLGIFKPDSLFHNGVFGLSFLNWIFILMTIWKAYYIMWAFMHLEGEKASFRWSIVAPMFFLIIYITCLVLIEGDYVYEVFQHSTMKWIF, from the coding sequence ATGGGAGCACACGCATCTAATACAAAAAGAATTTGGCAGGTATTTGCTTACCTGTCTATATTGACAATCATCGAAGTTGTTTTAGGTATCTTCAAACCAGATTCATTATTCCACAATGGAGTATTTGGTTTGTCTTTCCTAAACTGGATTTTCATCTTGATGACTATATGGAAAGCCTACTACATCATGTGGGCATTTATGCACCTTGAAGGTGAAAAAGCATCTTTTAGATGGTCTATCGTAGCACCAATGTTCTTCTTGATTATTTACATCACTTGTTTGGTGTTGATCGAAGGAGATTATGTGTATGAAGTATTCCAACACAGCACAATGAAATGGATATTCTAA
- a CDS encoding alpha/beta fold hydrolase, producing the protein MMKQKIYCIPGLGAKAQIFDYLQLDENKYELVKIDWIEPKKDEPLEKYIQRLIQPIQEEQPILMGVSFGGIVVQEIAKQLPCKKVFVVSSIKSKEEFPNALRYIYQWNLYKAFPSNYLKTMMDWADKYLFVDAAKKKVKLYRKYLVKLSPYYFDWSIRQALEWEGQPSDANVVHIHGTDDHIFPSKYICENVRLIQGGTHAMILTHARELTKIVEQELEK; encoded by the coding sequence ATGATGAAACAAAAAATCTATTGCATACCTGGGTTGGGAGCCAAAGCTCAAATTTTTGATTATTTACAACTTGATGAAAACAAATATGAATTAGTAAAAATAGACTGGATAGAGCCCAAAAAAGACGAACCTTTAGAAAAATATATTCAACGATTGATTCAGCCTATTCAAGAGGAACAGCCTATTTTGATGGGCGTTTCTTTTGGTGGAATTGTTGTACAGGAAATTGCTAAGCAATTGCCGTGTAAAAAAGTTTTTGTAGTGTCGAGTATTAAATCAAAAGAAGAGTTTCCCAATGCATTGAGATACATTTATCAATGGAATTTATACAAAGCCTTTCCATCCAATTATTTAAAAACTATGATGGATTGGGCAGATAAATATTTGTTTGTCGATGCTGCGAAAAAGAAAGTGAAATTGTATAGAAAATATTTGGTCAAATTGAGTCCGTATTATTTCGATTGGAGTATTCGTCAAGCGTTGGAATGGGAAGGACAACCGAGCGATGCAAATGTGGTGCATATTCATGGAACGGATGATCATATTTTTCCCTCGAAATATATTTGTGAAAATGTTCGCCTAATTCAAGGTGGCACTCACGCTATGATTTTGACACATGCTCGAGAATTGACAAAAATTGTTGAACAAGAGTTAGAAAAATAA